The genomic region CCGGTATCGCGGAGGCTGTAATTGTACGTCCATTTCGCATATAAGGTTACATTGCTGGTACCCATCGGGAACGTTTGCGGATTCCAATAGGTAGTTCCTTTCCCATCGGTCTGGGTATTCCAACCTGCAAATGAATAATTTGTTTTCGTAAGCGTGCCCTGACCCAGGACCGTCACCGTTTGCCCTACTGAATAGTTGGCAGTACCATCGGTCGGCGGGCTCCCCCCGGTGTTGGTATTTCCATCATAGGTAACAATAGTGCCGATCCTATAGGAAATGTTCTGGGAACCGAATGTGTATCCATCGAATGATGCGATGAAACCGCTGACGCCGACTACAACCTGGGACCCTCGGGTAAAATCGGAAGCCGGATTTATCGTTAATTGCGTATCTCCGCTCCATGATAAGAGTGCAAAATTCGAAAGATTGCTGTAAGTGATTCCGCCCGCAACCACGCTCCAGCCGTTATCCGCCGTTTCCACGCCTTCGCTGAACGTGATGACAATATTGGCGTCCGGGGCGATGCCGCTGGAGCCATTAGACGGGGAAAAGGAGGCGCTCATGGGAGCATTCACATCTACCGTTGAAACAGACTGCGTCTTCGTGACGACACCCGCACCGGATGCAGTGATGACGACCGATTCACCTGTCATATTTGCATCTTCCTCACCGATGACAGTGACCTCCTGTTCCGTCGTCGCATCCCCTGGGTTGAAAGTAAGCTGGTCGGGTGAAATGGTCAGGGATGCGGGGATAGACGAAGACAGATCGACGATACGCTGGACCCCGGGATTCCCGGAAAGCTTTACGGTTATCGTCGCCGTGGACAGTTCATCGACCGAGGTCGCGCCGCCAAAGACTACCGTAGTATCATTATCGTACGTTGCAATATCATGTGTCATGTCCACCAGGCCGGGGGCAGTCGCGGTGATAATCGCGGTTTCGGTGACGTCATTCGCGTCTTCAATTCCGCTGGTCGTTATATTCTGAACGACACCGTAGTTCGCCTGGGTGAATACGACTGACGAGGAGCCCAAAGAGACCGAACCGGGGATTGATGAAACGAGATTTACGGTAATTTCGTTCACGGGGTCTTTTGTGAGCTTCACGCCTATTGTTCCCGTACCGCCCTCGGCCAGCGTGCCGCTTCCGCTCAACACGATATTGACCGCATCTTTATCGACTGCCCTTATATTAAAGGAAACTTCCTTCGTAAATTCCGACGTTATCGAGATCGTGCTCCATTCCGATACGGCATTGGGATCGGTGACCGCCGCAAGCGTCACATACTGCTCGACGAGGGAATTGGCCGGCGTAAAGGCAAGGTCGACGGAAGAAGCGCCGCTGCACGTAATTGCCGCGTTGCTGCTCGCAACCGTAAGGGTAAAATCGGAGTCGGCGATGGAAGCGAGCTTGATCCCGATTTGCCGTGATTCGTTGCTCTCTTCTTCGAGGTTCGACGGGGCGTTTGTAACCGTTACACTCCATTTGCTCGGCCGGTAATTCGGGCTTTTAGGGTCGTTCTCGTTCGTGCGTTCGAACATGTAGCATGAAAAGAACATGCCGCCTATTATGGTCATCGCTATAAAACAGGAAAATTGCTTTATCAGGGTCTTCATGGTATCGTCCTCCCGTGCCGCATGGAAAAAATTAAAATTCCGGAATCAGAACCGTATTCCACAGCTTACCCGCATCGCCTTCTCGGGCCGAGGGTCATGGAGCAGATAACCGGCATTGAACGCAACATAGTTGTGTTGCCCGCCAAACGCCGTCTTGTTCGATGAATCGGGTTTCGAAAATAATAAAACATCGATCCAGTTGACGAGAAACACCGCGCCCATTATCCCGGCTGCGCCCACGAACATGCCCGCTGCGTCTTTCTTGGCTTTGAACTTCTTGTCGAACTCCGATTGATCCGCCCCTCCCGGCACTGCGTCGTACGCCTTGGCGGCATCGGCATAATTGAGATAGGTGAATGCGGCGAACCCTGTCGCCAGCATGAAGCTGCCCATGTAAACGTAACCTTTCGTGTCGTGATCGGTGTAAAATTGCGCCCAGCCCGGAAACAGGGCCCGCGTATAATACCCGCCCGCGGTCTTCTTCGGGGTGAAATAATCCTGGTTGCCCTGTACGATATTCTCCGCAAGGCTCTTGGTGATCGCCATGGCGGCCTTGTCGACATCGTCCTCGGTGGGGGATTTTTCGTTTGCCGCGAAATCGGACGAGCCCTTTTCCACGTCCACGATCCGCACGGTTATCATGAGCGCCTGGCCCACGCGGTTGATCTCACCCACGAGAATCTTCTGCGCGGATAACAGCTTGCCCAATTGCACCGCGCACGACTGGTCCGTACACCCTGTCATCTGGAAGCCCTGCTCCTTGAGGATTTCCGACATTTGCGAGCGCTCCACGACGGTGAAAAGCCCCGTCTTCACCATTTCGGACCGGATAATATCGGTAACCGCGCTGGACACGATCTTCGAGACCCCTTTGGCCTCCAGGTCGATGACGGCGACCAGCATCTTTTCCGCGCGCGCGGCGACAGGCAAGATCAGCAACACGATCAAGATTAGGAACATGAGTGTACGCATGATGGACCATCCTCTGAATATTGGTTTTAAGTGCGCATTTCGAATCATCCACCGGTTTCGGGTAAGCCTTACAAACCGGAGGGATTCTAAGCCGCGGGCGCGGCTTTGTCATCGGGGTAAACCCTGAGAGGGCGTGAAATATTTTGAATATTGTTAAAAAATCGCCTAACCGGGCTGATTTTCGCCTAAAAAATGGCCCGCAAGCTCGATCCTGTTCTTCAGGCCCAGCTTGTTGAACACGCTCGTTATGTGCGTTTCGACGGTCTTGAGGGTGATATCAAGCGCTTCCGCGATCTCGCGGTTACCGTTGCCCGCGAGCACGAGCTTGATGACCTCCAGCTCGCGATCGGTGATCTTTTTCCGCTTCGCTGCGGCCAGGGCGTCCGATACCTCGTGCGCCACGAAAAGGTACCCCACCCTGTCCCCGAATTTATCACTGAACACCGAAAGGCTCACCCTCATGAGCGCGGTCGATTCCGCGGATGTCCTGAAATTCAGGAGGATATGCGCGGTTTCGTCCTCCGCGAGGACGCCAATCTGGCGGTCCAGTATCTCTTTTTCAACGATGATATCTTCAAGGCCCGCGGGGCTTGCGCCGATATTCAGTCGCGCGGACATGCTCTTGTTCATAATAAGAATTCTTTTTTCCGGGTCCGCCACCAGCACCATGTCGTTCAGCGCACCCAGTATCGCGCCCTGGAAATAATCGATGTTAATCCTCAGAAACCTGTAGCGCGCCATCGCGTACCATATCCCCGTGAGCCATATGACGCTGAAAATGGGTGAAATCGCGTAGGTCTTGTTTCCGAAAAAAAGCGGCACCAGGAAAGGTTCGATATTGTAGCTCAGGATCGTGGCCAGGATGGAAAAAAATATAATCCTGCTTTGCGCGCGCACCCTGCGGCTCGAAGTTTTACGCATGTTCAGGTAGAGCATCGCCAGGGACACGGCATAGTAGCTCAGGTAATTGGCCATGAGACAGTAAAAGGCCGTCGAGAAATAATCCGGCACCGCGATCCAGTATCTCCCTTCCCGGTAAAAATTGGCGAAGACGAGATGGTCCGATACGCTTATATACAGGAAAACGAACGAGGGGATGTAGGCGAGACAGATCAGGCGGTTCCCGAGCAGACCCGTGTACCTGCTCACGAAATGCAGGATGAAGGCATGCAGGAAAATGAATCCCGGCGAGCAAAGCTTGACCCAGAACACGACCTGGTCCCGGTTCCCGGCCGAATACCCGAACGAGGCGCCCAGGAGCCACACGGCGATCGACAGGCTGATCGCCAGGAAGAGCCGGTTCGCCCCCGACCTGGCGTCGTTTGAAATGATGTAAAGGCCCTCCAGCAGCGACGCGGTAAAGACCACTATGCCGGTAAAGGATAAAATATTCACACAGTCTATATATCTGGTTATGAAGATTCGCGCAACACATTAATGGGACCGATTACCAATAACGGCTCGTCTTCGCCCCTACGGCTCCCGGTCCTCGCGCTTCGCCCAGTCGATCGCGCGGCGGACCAGCTCCGCCGAGTTTCCTATTCCGAGCTTTTCCCGTATCTTGTCGCGGTAGGTGCCCACGGTCTTCACGCTCACGTTGAGCTTCGAGGCTATCTGCCTGCGCGCACATCCCCTGCCGACAAGCCGGAATACCTCGAGCTCCCTGTCCGAGAGCGCGGCGACGGGGTCGTCGCCCCCGCCCTGTGCCGGGGAGGCGAGCCGCCCCAGCATGCGCTCCACGACGGCCTGGCTCGCGAAGATCTTGCCCGCGAGCACCTGGCGCACGGCCTGGACCACGCTGCCGCTCATCTCCTGCTTCATGATGTAGCCGCGCGCCCCGGCCCTGAGCACCCTCTCGGCGTAAATGGATTCGTCGTGCATGGAAAGCACCAGCACCGGCAGGTCTTCATAGCGCTCGCGCACGTGGCGCAGCAGCTCCAGGCCGCTCGTGTCCCTGAGCGTGATGTCCACGATGACGAGGTCCGGCTTCAGCTTCGCGATGAGGCGTTCGGCCTCGAAGGCGTCCTCGGCCTCGCCGCACACGACCAGGTCCTTTTCCTCGCCCAGGAGCTGGGAGAGTCCCTTGCGGAAGATGGGATGGTCGTCGACTATCAGGATTTTTGACGTAGCGTGCATCGCAGTACCGTGCCCCCTCCCTCGCGCGGAAGAATATCGAACCCCCCGCCTATCGTCCGCGCCCTGTGGCGCATGATGCCCAGCCCCATCCCGCCCGCGCTCACCGTCCGGGGATCGAACCCGCACCCGTCGTCGGAGACCTCGATGACGATATCGTCCCCGGCGCGCGCGAGCCGCACCTCCACCCGCCGCGCGCGGCCGTGGCGCACGGCGTTTCCCACGGCCTCCTGCGTTATGTGAAACAGGTTGACGGCCGTGGTGTTGTCCGTGATGGCGACGTCCTCGTCGTGCGCGAAGACGCACTCGATCGAGAACGCCCCGGACACGGACGCCGCGAGCTCTCCCAGGGCCGCGACAAGCCCGTTTTCGTCCAGGTACACGGGGCACAATCCCCGCGCCAGGCGCCTCGTCTTCTCGACCGCCTCGCGAATAAGCTCCCCTATCTCGCGCGCGAGCTGACCCGTCCCCCTGGACCCGCGGGCAAGCCGCCTTCCCAGGAGCGCGGAAAGGGCTTCTATGCCGATAAGATGCTGCTGCAGATCGTCGTGCAGGTCCTGTCCGATTTTCCTGCGCTCCCGTTCGCTGATATTCACGAGCTCGCGTTCGAGCCTGCGCTGCTCGGTCACGTCCGCGAACACCGAGATGAGGCAGCCCGTCCCCTGCAGATCGATAAGCTCAGCCGAGTAGATGCCGGTGCGCATCTCCCCGCTGCGCACGCGGAACTGCACCTCGATGTTGTGAAGGCTTCCCTGCGCCCGGAGACGTCCCACCAGGTCCACCCGGTATTCCGCGTCCGGCCAGATGCGCAGGTCCGCCACCGTGTGGTCGATGATCTCACCGCGTTCCCAGCCCGTGATCTTCTGGAAGCTCTCGTTCACGTCGATAAAGCGCCCCTCCCCGATCGTGGTAATGGTCACGGCGACGGGGCTCGACCGGAAGGCCTTGGAAAATTTTTCCTCGGAAAGCGCGAGCGCCTTTTCCGCCTTCTTGCGCCCGGATATGTCGGTGAACACGGCGAAGCTTCCGGAAAAATTGCCCTTCGCATCGAACAGCGGCTTGGGCGATACGATGGTGTGGATCGGCTGGCCGCTCCTGTCCTTCCAGGCGACTTCATATGGCTCGTAGCGGTCGCCGCCCTTTTTTTCCATCTGCGCCTGCCACAGGGGACGATAGCGCTCTTCGAGCAGCTCGATCGTGGGCTTCCCCATGATCTCCTCCCTGGGGTAGCCCATCATTTCGCAGATGCGCGGATTCACATACGTGATCACCCCGTGCGCGTCCTGGATTCCCAGCCCCTCGTTCATCGTCTCCACGAGCAGACGGTAGCGCTCCTCGCTCTCCCTGAGCGCCTCCCCCGCGCGGATGCGCTCGGTGATGTCCATAAGCGAGGCGACGCTCTGCGCGGTGCCGGGAATCATGGCGACGGTCATGGCGCAGGTGCGCACCCCCCCGGACTTGTCGATGAGGCGGCACTCGTAGTTCCGCGGCGCGCGTTCCTCGCCGGAGCGCCGCAGCCGGTGGTATTCGAGCATGAAGCCCAGGTCCTCGGGGGCGATAAATACCTGCCAGCTCTTTTTTCCCTCGACCTCCCCGCGCGAAAAGCCGGAAAGCTTCTCGAATTCGGCGTTCACCATGGCGATGGTGGTATCCTCTTCGATGAGGATGGTCGCGGTCCCGGTATTCAGGAATATGGTGCGGTATTTCTTTTCGGAGACCTGGAGGGTCTCCTCGGCAAGGCGCATCTTCCGCTCGACGGATTCGAGCTCGCTTACGCGCTTCTCGAGCTCCCTGAGCCGATCCCCCCCTTCACCGCGCCCGGATGTCTCCTCCCGCACGTCCCGCCTCCCCCCGGATTATCCGCCGCGGAAAAAATGTTTGACAGCACGCGGCATACGAAATCCCTAATTGCTGAATCGCGCGCTGTAAACCACTTTTTCGGAGGTCCTCCGCATGCTCGTGCCGGGAAAAATGAAGATAGCCGACTGCACCTGCCTCCTGTGCGGCTCCAGGCTCGGGCTCACGATTTCATCGGTCGTGACGGGGGACAACCGCGGCGCCTGCCCCATGTGCGGGGAGCCTTTCCTGGTCAGCATTACGCGCGAAGAAATGGAACAATACATCGAGGCCGAAGAGGAGCGCCCCCTGCGCGAGGGCCGGTAAGTATTCCACCAGCCGGTTTCTCCGCCCACCCGGGCTTAAAAATTCGGAAAAATATGCCGTCTTCGAAAAAAAATCGCTTCCGGGAAAACATTTCTTGACAAATCGACTAATTATTAAATAGTATCGGCAGATGTGCATTAATGTTTGTTCATTTTATCAGAATCGTTTAAAATATAAAGAGTCATAATCTGCCCAATGCAGATGCTATCATCCATGTGAAAGCTGGTTCTCATGAAACGTCAGGTGGTATGGGTGCAGCGCGACGGCTGCATCGAGGTCGAAATCTGTACCGATTCCATCGACTTCTTCAACGCCTCGATCATCCTTAAAAGTATCCAGCACGTCCTTGAAGAGACCCGCTACCCCAACACCATCATCAACATGAAGAACGTGACCGATCTCAGCTCGACCGGGGTGGGCCTGCTCATGGAGATCAAGAGCATCCTCCTTCATAACGGAAGGGACCTCTCCATAGTCTGCGTCGACAAATCGATCCTCTCGGTCTTCTACATCACCAATATGAAGTCGTATTTCGATATCCGCACCCACCTGGAATCGGCCGCGCAGCAGTATGCGTGCGGCTAACCGCGTTCCCAACCGCGCCCCGGTAACACACGAGTGAGTCGGGACCCGGGACACAGCCCATCGCCGAAATGTCCTAGGGACACACCGCCCCGGCGGGTTCGCCGCAATTGCCCGTGCACTCGACGTCCACGAAGCCTGCCGTGCCGTTCAGCATCGC from Spirochaetota bacterium harbors:
- a CDS encoding DUF1566 domain-containing protein, translating into MKTLIKQFSCFIAMTIIGGMFFSCYMFERTNENDPKSPNYRPSKWSVTVTNAPSNLEEESNESRQIGIKLASIADSDFTLTVASSNAAITCSGASSVDLAFTPANSLVEQYVTLAAVTDPNAVSEWSTISITSEFTKEVSFNIRAVDKDAVNIVLSGSGTLAEGGTGTIGVKLTKDPVNEITVNLVSSIPGSVSLGSSSVVFTQANYGVVQNITTSGIEDANDVTETAIITATAPGLVDMTHDIATYDNDTTVVFGGATSVDELSTATITVKLSGNPGVQRIVDLSSSIPASLTISPDQLTFNPGDATTEQEVTVIGEEDANMTGESVVITASGAGVVTKTQSVSTVDVNAPMSASFSPSNGSSGIAPDANIVITFSEGVETADNGWSVVAGGITYSNLSNFALLSWSGDTQLTINPASDFTRGSQVVVGVSGFIASFDGYTFGSQNISYRIGTIVTYDGNTNTGGSPPTDGTANYSVGQTVTVLGQGTLTKTNYSFAGWNTQTDGKGTTYWNPQTFPMGTSNVTLYAKWTYNYSLRDTGPGGGLVFYDKGSYSNGWRYLEAAASDQSTAASWGDSTGNDCDSYLIPGADGTAVGTGNQNTIDIDNYCSSTLLAAHICINLVTGGYSDWFLPSKDELGLMYTQLKAYSVGGFSSGVYWSSSESGTNIYAWYYYFSDGSTGTTFKSNQYYVRAVRAF
- a CDS encoding response regulator transcription factor, with protein sequence MHATSKILIVDDHPIFRKGLSQLLGEEKDLVVCGEAEDAFEAERLIAKLKPDLVIVDITLRDTSGLELLRHVRERYEDLPVLVLSMHDESIYAERVLRAGARGYIMKQEMSGSVVQAVRQVLAGKIFASQAVVERMLGRLASPAQGGGDDPVAALSDRELEVFRLVGRGCARRQIASKLNVSVKTVGTYRDKIREKLGIGNSAELVRRAIDWAKREDREP
- a CDS encoding PAS domain-containing sensor histidine kinase, with the translated sequence MREETSGRGEGGDRLRELEKRVSELESVERKMRLAEETLQVSEKKYRTIFLNTGTATILIEEDTTIAMVNAEFEKLSGFSRGEVEGKKSWQVFIAPEDLGFMLEYHRLRRSGEERAPRNYECRLIDKSGGVRTCAMTVAMIPGTAQSVASLMDITERIRAGEALRESEERYRLLVETMNEGLGIQDAHGVITYVNPRICEMMGYPREEIMGKPTIELLEERYRPLWQAQMEKKGGDRYEPYEVAWKDRSGQPIHTIVSPKPLFDAKGNFSGSFAVFTDISGRKKAEKALALSEEKFSKAFRSSPVAVTITTIGEGRFIDVNESFQKITGWERGEIIDHTVADLRIWPDAEYRVDLVGRLRAQGSLHNIEVQFRVRSGEMRTGIYSAELIDLQGTGCLISVFADVTEQRRLERELVNISERERRKIGQDLHDDLQQHLIGIEALSALLGRRLARGSRGTGQLAREIGELIREAVEKTRRLARGLCPVYLDENGLVAALGELAASVSGAFSIECVFAHDEDVAITDNTTAVNLFHITQEAVGNAVRHGRARRVEVRLARAGDDIVIEVSDDGCGFDPRTVSAGGMGLGIMRHRARTIGGGFDILPREGGGTVLRCTLRQKS
- a CDS encoding STAS domain-containing protein, which produces MKRQVVWVQRDGCIEVEICTDSIDFFNASIILKSIQHVLEETRYPNTIINMKNVTDLSSTGVGLLMEIKSILLHNGRDLSIVCVDKSILSVFYITNMKSYFDIRTHLESAAQQYACG